The following coding sequences are from one Clupea harengus unplaced genomic scaffold, Ch_v2.0.2, whole genome shotgun sequence window:
- the LOC122132721 gene encoding protein mono-ADP-ribosyltransferase PARP12-like — protein MSEANILKIICGNGGAIYYERLLELASGFPDINCFEFDSLIENDQLFSLTENSGVKQVLAKTNVRLCKVRDCTGCKNLHLCKFYLHGECKGRRCGYGHNLNSHHNAKVLSEHQLQRLSRAEIRQLLLHNDSPHSLLPPLCMSYNHGEGDYGRCDDKDNCTRLHICEGYIQGTCDSGDCGRSHDFFEPHPMRTLRGRGVPSGMVGSMLSVYRNILVLRGTLKSNAGAKNRSGRRGKGGGATTTSGVAKDESSPARPGNCFDLTPHC, from the exons ATGTCGGAGGCGAATATCTTGAAAATCATTTGCGGTAACGGAGGGGCGATATATTATGAGAGACTCCTTGAATTAGCTTCCGGCTTTCCAGATATAAACTGCTTTGAATTTGATTCTCTCATCGAAAATGATCAGTTATTCTCTCTGACGGAGAACAGTGGCGTCAAACAAGTACTAGCCAAAACAAACGTCAGACTCTGCAAAGTGAGAGACTGCACTGGCTGTAAAAATCTTCATCTTTGTAAGTTTTATCTACATGGAGAATGCAAAGGAAG ACGCTGTGGTTACGGACACAATTTAAACTCGCACCACAACGCCAAAGTTCTCTCAGAACATCAACTACAGAGGCTTAGCAGAGCAGAGATCAGACAGTTACTTTTGCACAATGACAGCCCACATTCCCTGCTTCCACCG CTTTGTATGAGTTACAACCATGGTGAGGGTGACTATGGCCGATGTGATGACAAGGATAACTGCACGAGGCTTCACATCTGCGAGGGCTACATCCAAGGCACCTGCGACTCTGGCGACTGCGGCCGGTCACATGACTTCTTCGAGCCCCACCCGATGAGGACCCTGCGGGGGAGGGGTGTGCCCAGCGGAATGGTTGGATCCATGCTCTCCGTCTACCGGAACATCTTGGTGCTCAGGGGCACTCTGAAGTCCAATGCTGGGGCCAAGAACAGAAGTGGCAGAAGGGGTAAAGGAGGAGGCGCCACCACTACCAGTGGTGTGGCTAAAGACGAAAGCAGTCCAGCACGGCCAGGTAACTGCTTTGATCTGACCCCACATTgc
- the LOC122132722 gene encoding sialoadhesin-like — MQCSYSLPEGPRFAAGHWYKTNLKTPRDTMFVPPSKGSVEYIITSRICRLRINSLKESDAGIYDFRVTPLTFAQMKDSHGVTLAVSDSLQVKLSSDVVTEGDSVTLTCGASCTLDANTTYVWHKNTNDLPFTMVNMNSSLHLNPVSMEDEGIYSCALRGHEDHPSTAVSLRVRSKMGMIMAVVTGCGMAVLAAAILSCVIICNMRRKHRIMETDSGADTQVVYFYTSFCILKAQWNWSTVCLSTSAQNTSPFASTLWSVEG; from the exons ATGCAGTGCAGCTACTCACTTCCTGAAGGCCCCAGGTTTGCAGCGGGGCACTGGTATAAAACTAACCTCAAGACGCCTAGGGACACCATGTTTGTTCCACCATCCAAAGGTTCTGTTGAATACATCATTACATCTCGCATCTGTCGGCTGAGGATAAACAGCCTGAAAGAGAGTGATGCTGGAATCTATGACTTCAGAGTTACACCACTGACCTTTGCACAAATGAAAGACTCTCATGGAGTTACTCTCGCTGTAAGCG ACAGTTTACAGGTGAAACTGAGCTCTGACGTGGTGACCGAAGGAGACAGTGTGACGCTGACTTGTGGTGCTTCCTGTACCCTGGATGCCAACACCACCTACGTCTGGCACAAGAACACGAATGACCTTCCCTTCACGATGGTGAACATGAACAGCAGCCTACACCTTAACCCAGTGAGCATGGAGGATGAGGGCATCTATTCCTGTGCACTTAGAGGACATGAGGATCATCCCTCCACTGCAGTGTCTCTCAGAGTTAGAA GTAAAATGGGGATGATTATGGCTGTCGTAACTGGTTGTGGAATGGCTGTTCTGGCTGCTGCCATTCTTTCTTGTGTCATCATTTGTAATATGAGAAG GAAACACAGGATAATGGAGACAGATTCTGGAGCAGACACACAGGTTGTTTATTTTTACACGTCCTTTTGCATCCTTAAAGCTCAATGGAATTGGTCCACTGTTTGTCTGAGCACTTCAGCACAGAACACTTCCCCTTTTGCTAGTACGCTGTGGTCAGTAGAAGGGTGA